In Micromonospora sp. WMMD980, the following are encoded in one genomic region:
- a CDS encoding SpoIIE family protein phosphatase has protein sequence MGSAQGGGDVGRSSPAAGGSSFPPLLTAAFAAGGEMGERLRGFDWSTTRIGTPDGWPAALCHAMSTMLASRAQMVVFWGEEHLAFYNDAYRPTIGDKHPAVIGQSARLHWAETWDVLGPLLDGVRGTGVPYRGENHPFVINRHGFLEDVYFDVSYDPIRDADGTVSGIFCFVNETTGRVLGERRLRTLAELGDELGDVPSTLELGRAVARVLDAHRADVPFSAMWLYDGDGTPTLAGCSGVDPARLAGWPGLPAGEPLTAPRWVATADLPGAVPADAAAQALLLPLTATHEPAGALLLGVARRLPFGDDYRDFVDLVAAQVSRAVGKQRAYEQERARAAELAALDRAKTNFFANVSHEFRTPLTLVLGPLEDMLADRELPDRYLDRLTVMHRNGLRLLKLVNTVLDFSRLESGRLAARFQPTDLSDYTSRLASTFRSATERAGLRLVVDCPPLPAPVYVDRDMWEKIVLNLVSNAVKFTFDGEIRVRVRAGDGSAVLEVTDTGVGIASEELPQVFERFHRVAGARSRTHEGTGIGLALVHELVEMHGGTVTARSVVERGTTFTVTVPFGYAHLPADRVSALSPVPLTGPEQARLYVAETALWTDEVARPTGLPEPSGTPGGSGRVLLADDNPDLREHVSRLLSPAYEVVAVRDGVEALRLAVDSPFDLVLTDVMMPRLNGFGLVTALRGNPVTRGVPIVMLSARAGAAEEVAGLSAGADDYLTKPFSSQELVARVRANVELGQLRGQIVRRLRALADAAVAINTARSTAEVVRVAAWHALNLAEAGRVTVVATGARHEEDAGGDLPAEPSAVLPLTGTTGEQLGELRVWRREGGGTEQAALTELARLIGVRLENAQLYEAEHRIATTLQHSLLPRTLPQLPGAVVASRYLPGSADVEVGGDWYDVIGTPDDELVLVIGDVVGKGVRAAAAMGQLRNALRAYVLEGYDPGEALTRLNRLVHSTDSGSFATVVCLDFSPRTGRLRYASAGHPSPLLIRGDDVAFLHDRALGPPVGAIPGIAYRTVEGELAPGGRLLLYTDGLIEDRESGVDAGLRQLRADAGARGEHVADLVDAVVARVAGRDRHDDVAVLALEAAELNRFALNLPADPTRLSVLRKRLEDFLVAHQVGETDLFDLTVAISEAAANAIEHPVDPVAPTIAVEVTIADRTVTATIRDSGRWRESSGSSFRGRGLALIQALGEMSVTRTEDGTELTLRRRLAD, from the coding sequence ATGGGCTCGGCCCAGGGGGGCGGGGACGTCGGTCGTTCGTCCCCGGCGGCCGGCGGGTCGTCATTCCCACCGTTGCTGACCGCCGCGTTCGCCGCCGGCGGCGAGATGGGCGAGCGACTGCGCGGCTTCGACTGGTCGACGACCCGAATCGGCACCCCGGACGGCTGGCCCGCCGCGCTCTGCCACGCGATGAGCACCATGCTGGCGTCCCGCGCCCAGATGGTGGTCTTCTGGGGCGAGGAACACCTGGCCTTCTACAACGACGCCTACCGGCCGACCATCGGTGACAAGCACCCGGCCGTGATCGGGCAGTCCGCCCGGCTGCACTGGGCGGAGACCTGGGACGTCCTCGGCCCGCTGCTCGACGGGGTGCGCGGCACCGGTGTGCCCTACCGGGGCGAGAACCACCCCTTCGTGATAAACCGGCACGGCTTCCTGGAGGACGTCTACTTCGACGTCTCCTACGACCCGATCCGCGACGCCGACGGCACCGTCAGCGGGATCTTCTGCTTCGTCAACGAGACCACCGGCCGGGTGCTCGGCGAGCGCCGGCTGCGGACCCTGGCCGAGCTGGGCGACGAGCTGGGCGACGTGCCGAGCACGCTGGAGCTGGGCCGGGCCGTGGCCCGGGTGCTCGACGCGCACCGCGCCGACGTGCCGTTCAGCGCGATGTGGCTCTACGACGGCGACGGCACCCCGACGCTGGCCGGCTGCTCCGGCGTCGACCCGGCCCGGCTCGCCGGCTGGCCCGGCCTGCCCGCCGGCGAGCCGCTGACCGCGCCGCGCTGGGTGGCCACCGCCGACCTGCCCGGCGCGGTGCCGGCGGACGCCGCCGCCCAGGCGCTGCTGCTGCCGCTCACCGCCACCCACGAGCCGGCCGGCGCGCTGCTGCTCGGGGTGGCCCGCCGGCTGCCGTTCGGCGACGACTACCGGGACTTCGTCGACCTGGTCGCCGCGCAGGTCTCCCGCGCCGTGGGCAAGCAGCGGGCGTACGAGCAGGAGCGCGCCCGGGCCGCCGAGCTGGCCGCGCTGGACCGGGCCAAGACCAACTTCTTCGCCAACGTCAGCCACGAGTTCCGCACCCCGCTCACGCTGGTCCTCGGGCCGCTGGAGGACATGCTCGCCGACCGCGAGCTGCCCGACCGCTACCTCGACCGGCTGACCGTCATGCACCGCAACGGGTTGCGCCTGCTCAAGCTGGTCAACACCGTGCTCGACTTCTCCCGGCTGGAGTCCGGCCGGCTGGCCGCCCGCTTCCAGCCCACCGACCTGTCCGACTACACCTCCCGGCTGGCCAGCACGTTCCGCTCGGCCACCGAGCGGGCCGGGCTGCGCCTGGTGGTCGACTGCCCGCCGCTGCCCGCACCCGTCTACGTCGACCGGGACATGTGGGAGAAGATCGTCCTCAACCTGGTGTCGAACGCGGTGAAGTTCACCTTCGACGGCGAGATCCGGGTCCGGGTGCGCGCCGGCGACGGGTCGGCCGTGCTGGAGGTGACCGACACCGGGGTCGGCATCGCGTCGGAGGAGCTGCCGCAGGTCTTCGAACGGTTCCACCGGGTGGCCGGGGCCCGCTCCCGCACCCACGAGGGCACCGGCATCGGGCTCGCGCTGGTCCACGAACTGGTCGAGATGCACGGCGGCACGGTGACCGCGCGCAGCGTCGTCGAGCGGGGCACCACGTTCACCGTGACGGTGCCGTTCGGCTACGCCCACCTGCCCGCCGACCGGGTGTCCGCGCTCTCCCCGGTCCCGCTGACCGGGCCGGAGCAGGCCCGGCTCTATGTCGCCGAGACGGCGCTCTGGACCGACGAGGTGGCCCGCCCCACCGGGCTGCCCGAGCCGTCCGGCACGCCGGGCGGCTCCGGCCGCGTCCTGCTCGCCGACGACAACCCCGACCTGCGCGAGCACGTCAGTCGGCTGCTCTCCCCGGCGTACGAGGTGGTGGCCGTGCGCGACGGCGTGGAGGCGCTGCGGCTGGCCGTCGACTCCCCGTTCGACCTGGTGCTGACCGACGTGATGATGCCTCGGCTGAACGGCTTCGGGCTGGTCACCGCGTTGCGCGGCAACCCGGTCACCCGGGGAGTGCCGATCGTGATGCTCTCCGCCCGGGCCGGCGCCGCGGAGGAGGTCGCCGGTCTGTCGGCCGGCGCGGACGACTACCTCACCAAGCCCTTCTCCAGCCAGGAGCTGGTCGCCCGGGTCCGGGCCAACGTCGAGCTGGGTCAGCTCCGCGGGCAGATCGTCCGCCGGCTGCGGGCGCTGGCCGACGCCGCCGTCGCGATCAACACCGCCCGCTCCACCGCCGAGGTGGTGCGGGTGGCCGCGTGGCACGCGCTCAACCTGGCCGAGGCGGGCCGGGTGACGGTCGTCGCCACCGGCGCCCGCCACGAGGAGGACGCCGGTGGGGACCTGCCCGCCGAGCCGTCCGCGGTGCTGCCGCTGACCGGGACCACCGGCGAGCAACTCGGCGAGCTGCGGGTGTGGCGGCGCGAGGGCGGCGGCACCGAGCAGGCGGCGCTGACCGAGCTGGCCCGGCTGATCGGCGTGCGGCTGGAGAACGCCCAGCTCTACGAGGCCGAGCACCGGATCGCCACCACGCTCCAGCACAGTCTGCTGCCGCGTACGCTGCCGCAGCTTCCCGGCGCGGTGGTGGCCAGCCGCTACCTGCCCGGCAGCGCCGACGTCGAGGTGGGCGGCGACTGGTACGACGTGATCGGCACGCCCGACGACGAACTGGTGCTGGTCATCGGCGACGTGGTCGGCAAGGGTGTGCGGGCGGCCGCCGCGATGGGCCAGCTCCGCAACGCGCTGCGGGCGTACGTGCTGGAGGGCTACGACCCGGGCGAGGCGCTGACCCGGCTCAACCGGCTGGTGCACTCCACCGACAGCGGCTCCTTCGCCACCGTGGTCTGCCTCGACTTCTCCCCGCGCACCGGTCGCCTCCGGTACGCCAGCGCGGGTCACCCCTCGCCCCTGCTGATTCGAGGAGACGACGTGGCATTCCTGCACGATCGGGCCCTCGGGCCGCCGGTCGGGGCGATCCCGGGCATCGCCTACCGGACCGTCGAGGGCGAACTCGCCCCCGGCGGCCGACTGCTGCTCTACACCGACGGCCTGATCGAGGACCGGGAGTCGGGCGTCGACGCCGGCCTGCGCCAGTTGCGGGCCGACGCGGGAGCGCGTGGCGAGCACGTGGCCGACCTGGTGGACGCCGTGGTGGCGCGGGTCGCCGGGCGGGACCGGCACGACGACGTGGCGGTGCTGGCGCTGGAGGCCGCGGAGCTGAACCGGTTCGCGCTGAACCTGCCGGCCGATCCGACCCGGCTCAGCGTGCTGCGCAAGCGGCTGGAGGACTTCCTCGTCGCCCACCAGGTGGGCGAGACCGACCTGTTCGACCTCACGGTGGCGATCTCGGAGGCGGCGGCGAACGCGATCGAGCACCCGGTCGACCCGGTCGCCCCGACCATCGCGGTCGAGGTGACCATCGCCGACCGCACGGTCACCGCCACGATCCGGGACAGCGGCCGGTGGCGTGAGTCGAGCGGGTCGAGTTTCCGCGGGCGCGGGCTGGCGCTGATCCAGGCGCTCGGGGAGATGAGCGTGACCCGCACCGAGGACGGCACCGAGTTGACGCTGCGGCGCCGGCTGGCCGACTAG
- a CDS encoding STAS domain-containing protein — MDQGGAPPVFSVSAEGDGVRLHVQVTGEVDMATADTMFQTALGEPAKQLTLDLRAVTFFDSAAIHAVVRLAQKFPAALTVLPSRQVRRVLEISGLGEQDWLAD; from the coding sequence GTGGATCAAGGGGGCGCACCGCCCGTCTTCTCCGTGAGTGCGGAGGGTGACGGCGTCCGGTTGCACGTCCAGGTCACCGGTGAGGTCGACATGGCGACCGCCGACACCATGTTCCAGACCGCGCTGGGCGAGCCCGCCAAACAGCTCACGCTCGACCTGCGGGCGGTCACCTTCTTCGACTCGGCCGCCATCCACGCGGTGGTCCGGCTCGCCCAGAAGTTCCCGGCCGCGCTCACCGTGCTGCCGTCCCGTCAGGTCCGCCGGGTGCTGGAGATCTCCGGCCTGGGCGAACAGGACTGGCTGGCCGACTAG
- a CDS encoding 3-oxoacyl-ACP reductase yields MVQGRLSDRVAVVTGASSGIGLATVRRFAAEGARVVCVDIDADAGTRAADEVGGEFVATDVADEAAVRDLFDGVVARHGRVDVSFHNAGISPPDDDSILDTGLDAWERVLRVNTTSVYLCCKHVIPHMRRQGKGSIINTASFVALMGAATSQIAYTASKGGVLAMTRELGVQFAREGIRVNALCPGPVATPLLLELFAKDPERAARRLVHVPMGRFGDPAEIAAAVAFLASDDASFMTAAQFVVDGGITGAYVTPL; encoded by the coding sequence ATCGTGCAGGGACGACTTTCCGACCGGGTGGCGGTGGTGACCGGCGCGAGCAGCGGCATCGGGCTGGCCACCGTGCGGCGCTTCGCCGCCGAGGGGGCCCGGGTGGTCTGCGTGGACATCGACGCCGACGCCGGCACCCGGGCGGCCGACGAGGTGGGCGGCGAGTTCGTCGCCACCGACGTGGCCGACGAGGCGGCGGTCCGCGACCTCTTCGACGGCGTGGTGGCCCGCCACGGTCGGGTGGACGTCTCCTTCCACAACGCCGGCATCTCGCCGCCCGACGACGACTCGATCCTGGACACCGGGCTGGACGCCTGGGAGCGGGTGCTGCGGGTCAACACCACGAGCGTCTACCTGTGCTGCAAGCACGTCATCCCGCACATGCGCCGGCAGGGCAAGGGCTCGATCATCAACACCGCGTCGTTCGTGGCGCTGATGGGCGCGGCGACGTCGCAGATCGCCTACACGGCGAGCAAGGGCGGGGTGCTGGCGATGACCCGGGAACTGGGTGTGCAGTTCGCCCGCGAGGGCATCCGGGTCAACGCGCTGTGCCCCGGCCCGGTCGCCACCCCGCTGCTGCTGGAGCTGTTCGCCAAGGACCCGGAGCGGGCCGCCCGGCGGCTGGTGCACGTGCCGATGGGCCGGTTCGGCGACCCGGCCGAGATCGCCGCCGCGGTGGCCTTCCTGGCCAGCGACGACGCCTCGTTCATGACCGCCGCGCAGTTCGTCGTCGACGGCGGCATCACCGGGGCGTACGTGACCCCGCTGTGA
- a CDS encoding nucleotidyltransferase domain-containing protein, which yields MDVVVEREIDRLDDRRWRVAERVGDAVLRRFPADVLAVAVHGPLAHGDDDGGGDDEVGLLVATYRPGAGPPPATRRVDGVLVDLTVTGADDHLRRATTITAGWPLAADRYVTTCALHDPTGWLRRLRDEHLARLARARPTEFTAAARQAWYRGSAAHARALRLAEWYETDQALLMLGEARLAAATVQGLFSRTYFRDPGDAVRRTGLAGADMTEVGATLGRQAEELAARGRPVDGTVDDLLDG from the coding sequence GGGTCGGCGACGCCGTGCTCCGCCGGTTCCCGGCCGACGTGCTCGCGGTCGCGGTGCACGGCCCGCTGGCGCACGGCGACGACGACGGCGGCGGGGACGACGAGGTGGGGCTGCTGGTCGCCACCTACCGGCCCGGAGCCGGGCCGCCACCGGCCACCCGCCGGGTGGACGGGGTGCTCGTCGACCTGACCGTGACCGGGGCGGACGACCACCTGCGGCGGGCCACCACCATCACGGCGGGCTGGCCGCTGGCCGCCGACCGCTACGTCACCACCTGCGCCCTGCACGACCCGACCGGTTGGCTGCGGCGGCTCCGCGACGAGCACCTGGCCCGGCTGGCCCGGGCCCGGCCGACCGAGTTCACCGCCGCCGCCCGGCAGGCGTGGTACCGGGGCAGCGCCGCGCACGCCCGCGCGCTGCGGCTGGCCGAGTGGTACGAGACCGACCAGGCGCTGCTGATGCTCGGCGAGGCCCGGCTGGCGGCGGCCACCGTGCAGGGGTTGTTCAGCCGCACCTACTTCCGCGACCCCGGCGACGCGGTGCGGCGCACCGGGCTGGCCGGGGCGGACATGACCGAGGTGGGCGCGACGCTGGGCCGCCAGGCCGAGGAGCTGGCCGCCCGGGGCCGGCCGGTCGACGGCACCGTGGACGACCTGCTCGACGGCTGA
- the map gene encoding type I methionyl aminopeptidase: MTVRAPLTPGTLSPWRAVPAHIPRPEYVGKKRPQEWRGSHVQTPETIEKMRVAGRLAARATQLAGEHCKPGVTTDEIDRVVHEFLCDHGAYPSTLGYRGFPKSCCTSLNEVICHGIPDSTVLHDGDIINVDVTAYLDGVHGDTDATFCVGEVSEEARLLVERTHNAMMRGIKAVAPGRQINVVGRVIESYAKRFGYGVVRDFTGHGIGEAFHSGLYVPHYDSPRPTDVMEPGMTFTVEPMITIGTYQYDMWDDGWTVVTKDRKWTAQFEHTIVVTDDGYEILTLP, from the coding sequence ATGACCGTCCGTGCGCCGCTGACCCCCGGCACGCTCTCCCCGTGGCGAGCGGTTCCCGCCCACATCCCGCGTCCGGAGTACGTGGGCAAGAAGCGCCCCCAGGAGTGGCGCGGCTCGCACGTGCAGACGCCGGAGACCATCGAGAAGATGCGAGTGGCCGGCCGGCTCGCGGCCCGGGCCACCCAGCTCGCCGGCGAGCACTGCAAGCCCGGGGTGACCACCGACGAGATCGACCGGGTGGTGCACGAGTTCCTCTGCGACCACGGCGCCTACCCGTCGACGCTCGGCTACCGGGGCTTCCCCAAGTCGTGCTGCACCAGCCTCAACGAGGTGATCTGCCACGGTATCCCCGACTCGACGGTGCTGCACGACGGCGACATCATCAACGTCGACGTGACCGCCTACCTCGACGGGGTGCACGGCGACACCGACGCCACCTTCTGCGTGGGCGAGGTGAGCGAGGAGGCCCGGCTGCTGGTCGAGCGGACCCACAACGCGATGATGCGCGGCATCAAGGCGGTCGCGCCGGGCCGGCAGATCAACGTCGTCGGCCGGGTCATCGAGTCGTACGCCAAGCGGTTCGGCTACGGCGTGGTCCGCGACTTCACCGGCCACGGCATCGGCGAGGCGTTCCACAGCGGGCTCTACGTGCCGCACTACGACAGCCCGCGTCCCACCGACGTGATGGAGCCCGGCATGACGTTCACCGTCGAGCCGATGATCACCATCGGCACCTATCAGTACGACATGTGGGACGACGGCTGGACGGTGGTCACCAAGGACCGGAAGTGGACGGCGCAGTTCGAGCACACCATCGTCGTGACCGACGACGGCTACGAGATCCTGACGCTGCCGTGA
- a CDS encoding VIT1/CCC1 transporter family protein — MTETPAALREAHHADVSGGWLRPAVFGAMDGLVTNIALIAGVGGGGVSPRSVVLTGTAGLVAGAISMGLGEYTSVRSANEQVAAEVAKERRELERHPEAEARELADAWVARGLPLDLATQVAEAVRRNPEEALRVHVREELGVDPDDQPSPWAAAISSFVCFSVGALVPLLPYLLGFTSLWLALGVGGVGLFLAGAIVARFTYRSWWTSGLRQLLLGALAAGATYLIGALIGVGGGLG, encoded by the coding sequence GTGACCGAGACCCCGGCGGCGCTGCGCGAGGCGCACCACGCGGACGTGTCCGGCGGCTGGCTGCGGCCGGCGGTGTTCGGCGCGATGGACGGTCTGGTCACCAACATCGCGCTGATCGCCGGTGTCGGCGGCGGCGGGGTGTCCCCGCGCAGCGTGGTGCTGACCGGCACGGCCGGCCTGGTGGCCGGCGCCATCTCGATGGGCCTGGGCGAATACACGAGCGTCCGGTCCGCCAACGAGCAGGTGGCCGCCGAGGTGGCCAAGGAGCGGCGCGAGCTGGAGCGGCACCCGGAGGCGGAGGCCCGCGAGCTGGCCGACGCGTGGGTCGCCCGCGGCCTGCCCCTAGATCTGGCCACCCAGGTCGCCGAGGCGGTCCGGCGCAACCCGGAGGAGGCGCTGCGCGTGCACGTCCGGGAGGAGTTGGGCGTCGACCCGGACGACCAGCCCAGCCCGTGGGCGGCGGCGATCTCGTCGTTCGTCTGCTTCTCGGTCGGCGCGCTGGTGCCGCTGCTGCCGTACCTGCTCGGCTTCACCAGCCTCTGGCTGGCGCTGGGCGTCGGCGGGGTGGGACTCTTCCTCGCCGGTGCGATCGTGGCCCGGTTCACCTACCGGTCCTGGTGGACCAGCGGCCTGCGGCAGTTGCTGCTCGGCGCGCTCGCCGCCGGCGCGACCTATCTGATCGGCGCGCTGATCGGCGTCGGCGGCGGCCTGGGCTGA